A stretch of the Streptomyces ortus genome encodes the following:
- a CDS encoding extracellular catalytic domain type 1 short-chain-length polyhydroxyalkanoate depolymerase produces MSATGPRTAHRRTADDHTRGRRPRPGLAALFAALVSLLATTVLSAPGAVAREPVDSAPAAKAAAVAAPTAALTEITGFGSNPSNLQMYLYVPDSVTANPAVVVAVHYCTGSGPAMYSGTEYASLADTYGFIVVYPSVTRASKCFDVSSPQALKRGGGSDPVGIKSMVDWVTRTYSADTDRIFATGISSGAMMTNVLLGDYPDVFAAGAAFSGVPFGCFATTDGSEWNSACSGGTVLHTPQEWGDLVRNAYPGYTGPRPRMQVWHGTEDDVLRYPNFGEETDQWTNVLGVGRTPAATDSPQSGWTRTRYGAIGDQAPVEAVSLQGVGHNLYAWGMAARVLTFFGLDSSGPGPQPQPGACKVTATTSAWSTGLTGSVTITNTGTSRVEGWRLGFTLPSGQSVTNGWGATYAPASGAVTATNATYNGTIAANASVSIGYQASHTGNSSPPTAFTLNGTACSGT; encoded by the coding sequence ATGTCCGCCACTGGACCCCGCACCGCGCACCGCCGCACAGCCGACGACCACACCCGCGGACGACGCCCGCGTCCGGGGCTCGCGGCGCTGTTCGCGGCCCTGGTGTCCCTGCTCGCGACGACGGTCCTGAGCGCGCCCGGCGCCGTCGCCCGCGAGCCGGTCGACTCCGCACCCGCCGCGAAGGCCGCCGCCGTCGCCGCACCCACCGCGGCGCTCACCGAGATCACCGGGTTCGGCAGCAACCCCAGCAACCTCCAGATGTACCTCTACGTACCGGACAGCGTCACCGCGAACCCGGCCGTGGTGGTGGCCGTCCACTACTGCACGGGCTCCGGCCCGGCGATGTACTCCGGCACCGAGTACGCCTCGCTGGCCGACACCTACGGATTCATCGTCGTGTACCCGTCGGTCACCCGTGCCAGTAAGTGCTTCGACGTCTCCTCGCCCCAGGCACTGAAACGCGGCGGCGGCAGTGACCCGGTCGGCATCAAGTCGATGGTCGACTGGGTGACGCGCACCTACTCCGCCGACACCGACCGTATCTTCGCCACCGGTATCTCCTCCGGCGCGATGATGACGAACGTCCTGCTGGGCGACTACCCGGACGTGTTCGCCGCGGGCGCCGCCTTCTCGGGCGTACCTTTCGGCTGCTTCGCCACCACGGACGGTTCCGAGTGGAACAGCGCCTGCTCCGGCGGCACCGTGCTCCACACCCCCCAGGAGTGGGGCGACCTCGTCCGCAATGCCTACCCCGGCTACACCGGCCCGAGGCCGCGTATGCAGGTGTGGCACGGCACCGAGGACGACGTGCTGCGCTACCCCAACTTCGGGGAGGAGACCGATCAGTGGACGAACGTGCTGGGCGTCGGCCGGACTCCGGCCGCCACCGACTCGCCGCAGTCCGGCTGGACCCGTACCCGCTACGGCGCCATCGGTGACCAGGCTCCCGTCGAGGCCGTCAGCCTCCAGGGCGTCGGCCACAACCTGTACGCCTGGGGCATGGCGGCCCGCGTCCTGACGTTCTTCGGCCTGGACAGCTCGGGCCCCGGTCCCCAGCCCCAGCCGGGTGCCTGCAAGGTGACGGCCACGACCAGCGCGTGGAGTACGGGGCTGACCGGATCCGTGACGATCACCAACACCGGCACCTCCCGCGTCGAGGGCTGGCGACTGGGCTTCACCCTGCCGTCCGGGCAGAGCGTCACCAACGGCTGGGGCGCCACGTACGCCCCGGCGAGCGGCGCGGTGACGGCCACGAACGCCACGTACAACGGCACGATCGCGGCGAACGCGAGCGTCAGCATCGGCTACCAGGCGAGTCATACGGGCAACAGCTCGCCACCGACCGCCTTCACGCTCAACGGCACGGCGTGCAGCGGTACTTGA